One Luteibacter sp. 9135 DNA segment encodes these proteins:
- a CDS encoding aldo/keto reductase — protein sequence MMLRQLGRSSLQVAPLAFGGNVFGWSADASRSFALLDAFVDHGLNLIDTADVYSRWVEGNEGGESEAIIGRWLKQSGKRDRVLIATKVAKWERYPGLSPTNIKEAVEDSLRRLQTDHIDLYQAHEDDPKVPLEETLRAFDDLVQAGKVRVIGASNFEATRLDDALKTSRSAGLARYESLQPEYNLMDRAGFEKELQPLCVREDVGVISYYSLASGFLSGKYRSEADLAKSKARGGKVKTYLTDRGDRVLAALDQTAEAHGATPAQVALAWVMAQPAIAAAIASATTVEQLSELAKAATLQLTTDDLSRLDSASGE from the coding sequence ATGATGCTTCGTCAACTGGGACGCTCGTCCCTGCAGGTTGCGCCGCTGGCGTTCGGCGGTAACGTTTTCGGCTGGAGCGCGGACGCATCCCGCTCGTTCGCCCTGCTGGATGCCTTCGTCGACCACGGCCTTAACCTCATCGACACGGCCGACGTCTATTCGCGCTGGGTGGAAGGTAACGAGGGCGGCGAGTCCGAGGCCATCATCGGGCGCTGGCTGAAACAGTCCGGCAAACGCGACCGGGTGCTGATCGCCACCAAGGTGGCCAAGTGGGAACGTTACCCGGGTCTGTCGCCGACGAACATCAAGGAGGCCGTGGAGGATTCCCTTCGCCGCCTGCAGACCGACCATATCGATCTCTACCAGGCCCACGAGGACGATCCCAAGGTGCCGCTGGAAGAGACCCTGCGCGCGTTCGACGACCTGGTGCAGGCGGGCAAGGTGCGCGTCATCGGCGCGTCCAATTTCGAGGCCACACGGCTGGACGACGCACTGAAGACCAGCCGGTCCGCCGGCCTCGCGCGTTACGAATCCCTGCAGCCGGAATACAACCTGATGGATCGCGCGGGCTTCGAGAAGGAACTGCAGCCGCTGTGCGTGAGGGAAGACGTGGGCGTGATCAGTTACTACTCGCTGGCCAGCGGCTTCCTCAGCGGCAAGTACCGCAGCGAAGCCGACCTGGCCAAGAGCAAGGCGCGCGGCGGCAAGGTCAAGACGTATCTCACCGACCGCGGCGACCGTGTGCTGGCGGCGCTCGACCAGACGGCGGAGGCACACGGCGCCACGCCGGCCCAGGTGGCCCTGGCGTGGGTGATGGCCCAACCGGCCATCGCCGCGGCCATCGCCAGCGCCACCACGGTGGAACAGTTGAGCGAGCTGGCCAAGGCGGCGACCCTACAGCTGACGACGGACGACCTGAGCCGACTGGATAGCGCCAGCGGCGAGTGA